A region from the Lysobacter antibioticus genome encodes:
- a CDS encoding PhzA/PhzB family protein, which produces MIEHAFKTPEASSDDDLRRKHRAVVEDYMSRKGETRLTRYLLFTPDGSGGLWTNDTGEPIVSRGHEGLKAHGAWSLKCFPDWEWKNVQIFETQDPNRFWVECDGEGQILFPGYPPGYYSNHFIHSFLLENGKIKQNREFMNPYQQMRALGIPIPAIKREGIPA; this is translated from the coding sequence ATGATTGAACATGCATTCAAGACTCCCGAGGCCAGCAGCGACGACGATTTGCGTCGCAAGCACCGGGCGGTGGTCGAGGACTATATGAGCCGCAAGGGCGAGACGCGGCTGACCCGCTATCTGTTGTTCACGCCCGACGGCAGCGGCGGCCTGTGGACCAACGACACCGGCGAGCCGATCGTCTCGCGCGGCCACGAAGGTTTGAAGGCGCACGGCGCTTGGTCGCTGAAGTGCTTCCCGGATTGGGAATGGAAGAACGTGCAGATCTTCGAGACCCAGGACCCGAACCGCTTCTGGGTCGAGTGCGACGGCGAAGGGCAGATCCTGTTCCCCGGTTATCCGCCGGGCTACTACAGCAACCACTTCATCCATTCCTTCCTGCTGGAGAATGGAAAGATCAAGCAGAACCGCGAGTTCATGAACCCCTACCAGCAGATGCGCGCGCTCGGCATTCCGATTCCGGCGATCAAGCGCGAAGGCATTCCGGCTTGA
- a CDS encoding methyltransferase, producing the protein MTENIRAGAVPLSSILLQMITGYWVTQSLYVAAKLGIADLVADAPKPIEELAAKTGAKAPLLKRVLRTIASIGVFTETEPGIFGITPLAALLRSGTPDSMRPQAIMHGEEQYRAWADVLHNVQTGETAFEKEFGTSYFGYLAKHPEADRVFNEAQAGYTKQVAHAVVDAYDFSPFKTVIDIGAGYGPLLSAILRSQPEARGILFDQPHVAQAAGKRLAEAGVGDRCGTVGGDFFVEVPADGDVYILSLLLHDWDDQRSIEILRNCRRAMPAHGKLLIVELVLPEGEEPFFGKWLDLHMLVLLGAQERTADEFKTLFAASGFALERVLPTASGLSIVEARPI; encoded by the coding sequence ATGACTGAGAATATCCGTGCCGGCGCCGTACCCTTGTCGTCGATCCTGCTGCAGATGATCACCGGCTATTGGGTGACTCAATCGCTCTACGTCGCCGCCAAGCTCGGCATCGCCGACCTGGTCGCCGACGCGCCGAAGCCGATCGAAGAGCTGGCGGCGAAGACCGGCGCCAAGGCGCCGTTGCTCAAGCGCGTACTGCGCACCATCGCCAGCATCGGCGTGTTCACCGAAACCGAGCCGGGCATCTTCGGCATCACCCCGCTGGCGGCGTTGCTGCGCAGCGGCACCCCGGACTCGATGCGCCCGCAGGCGATCATGCACGGCGAAGAGCAGTACCGCGCCTGGGCCGACGTGCTGCACAACGTGCAGACCGGCGAGACCGCGTTCGAGAAGGAGTTCGGCACCAGCTACTTCGGCTATCTGGCCAAGCACCCGGAGGCCGACCGCGTCTTCAACGAGGCCCAGGCCGGCTACACCAAGCAGGTCGCCCATGCCGTGGTCGACGCTTACGACTTCTCGCCGTTCAAGACCGTCATCGACATCGGCGCCGGTTACGGCCCGCTGCTGTCGGCGATCCTGCGCAGCCAGCCCGAGGCCCGCGGCATCCTGTTCGATCAACCGCACGTGGCCCAAGCCGCCGGCAAGCGCCTCGCCGAAGCCGGCGTCGGCGATCGTTGCGGCACGGTCGGCGGCGACTTCTTCGTCGAAGTGCCCGCCGACGGCGACGTCTACATCCTGTCGCTGCTGCTGCACGATTGGGACGACCAGCGCAGCATCGAGATTCTGCGCAATTGCCGGCGCGCGATGCCGGCGCACGGCAAGCTGCTGATCGTCGAGCTGGTGCTGCCCGAAGGCGAGGAACCCTTCTTCGGCAAGTGGCTCGACCTGCACATGCTGGTCCTGCTCGGCGCCCAGGAACGCACCGCCGACGAGTTCAAGACGCTGTTCGCCGCATCGGGCTTCGCCCTGGAGCGCGTCCTTCCGACCGCATCCGGCTTGAGCATCGTCGAAGCGCGTCCCATCTGA
- a CDS encoding class II 3-deoxy-7-phosphoheptulonate synthase produces MSVVRNEDDWSPQTWQQRPAQQQPRYAADGELAKATDRLARLPPLVTSLEVLKLKRALAEAQEGRRFLLHGGDCAESFVDCTSEIIANRLKVLLQMSIVLAHGLKQPVIRVGRFAGQYAKPRSSDEEARDGVSLPSFRGDIVNGADFDEASRRPDPNRMFEAYAHSALTLNFTRAMVDGGFGDIHHPEYWKLDWVEHSPRAIEYKRVVEEIADSLRFMKTVGGQFVDSRMHTGFYTSHEALLLHYEAALTRRVPQRGGWFNLSTHLPWIGMRTAALDGAHVELFRGIGNPIAVKVGPTTKPDELLRLIDVLNPYEEPGRLTLITRMGKSRIAEALPGLLKAVRQAGRRVLWVADPMHGNTESAGNGYKTRRFDNIRGELDLAFDIHAAEGTRLGGVHLELTGEDVTECLGGARDLAEADLSRAYKTAVDPRLNYEQSLELSMLIVSASRATPSARPIAPRLQAMGGSL; encoded by the coding sequence TTGAGCGTAGTCAGAAACGAGGACGATTGGTCGCCGCAGACGTGGCAACAGCGTCCGGCGCAACAGCAGCCCCGATACGCGGCGGATGGGGAACTGGCGAAGGCGACCGACCGGCTGGCGCGATTGCCGCCGTTGGTGACCTCGCTGGAGGTGCTGAAACTGAAACGGGCGCTGGCCGAAGCGCAGGAAGGACGCCGCTTTCTGCTGCACGGCGGCGATTGCGCCGAGAGCTTCGTCGATTGCACCAGCGAGATCATCGCCAACCGCCTCAAGGTGTTGTTGCAGATGAGCATCGTCCTGGCGCACGGCCTGAAGCAGCCGGTGATCCGGGTCGGCCGTTTCGCCGGCCAGTACGCCAAGCCGCGATCCAGCGACGAGGAAGCGCGCGACGGCGTGTCGCTGCCGAGCTTCCGCGGCGACATCGTCAACGGCGCCGATTTCGACGAGGCCTCGCGCCGCCCCGACCCGAACCGCATGTTCGAGGCCTATGCCCACTCGGCGCTGACCTTGAACTTCACCCGCGCTATGGTCGATGGCGGCTTCGGCGACATCCATCATCCGGAGTACTGGAAACTCGATTGGGTAGAGCACTCGCCGCGCGCCATCGAATACAAGCGCGTGGTCGAGGAAATCGCCGACTCGCTGCGCTTCATGAAGACGGTCGGCGGGCAGTTCGTCGACAGCCGCATGCATACCGGCTTCTACACCTCGCACGAAGCCTTGCTGCTGCACTACGAGGCGGCCTTGACCCGGCGCGTGCCGCAACGCGGCGGTTGGTTCAATCTGTCGACGCATTTGCCCTGGATCGGCATGCGCACCGCCGCGCTGGACGGCGCCCACGTCGAGCTGTTCCGCGGCATCGGCAACCCGATCGCGGTGAAAGTCGGCCCGACCACCAAGCCCGACGAGTTGCTGCGCCTGATCGATGTGCTCAACCCCTACGAAGAGCCGGGTCGATTGACCCTGATCACGCGCATGGGCAAGAGCCGCATCGCCGAAGCCCTGCCGGGCCTGCTCAAGGCGGTGCGGCAGGCCGGGCGGCGGGTGCTGTGGGTCGCCGACCCGATGCACGGCAACACCGAGAGTGCGGGCAACGGCTACAAGACCCGTCGCTTCGACAACATCCGCGGCGAGCTGGACCTGGCTTTCGACATTCATGCCGCCGAAGGCACGCGCCTGGGCGGCGTGCATCTGGAGCTGACCGGCGAGGATGTCACCGAGTGCCTCGGCGGTGCTCGCGATCTGGCCGAGGCCGACCTCAGCCGCGCCTACAAGACCGCGGTCGATCCACGCCTGAACTACGAACAGTCCCTGGAGCTATCGATGCTGATCGTTTCCGCCAGCCGCGCCACGCCGTCGGCGCGTCCGATCGCGCCGCGCTTGCAGGCGATGGGCGGTTCGCTGTGA
- a CDS encoding anthranilate synthase family protein, with translation MTTPLLRDIVAGNTGKGAFALLFRPQSDVQDMLDVFAGEMGQFDTLESIPLAETGTVGEEVLVLIPYGQLRERGFASVDDGQRLQVMTIHQRERVSVEEALKTIAAAPIELAGGEFDIDDEAYADKVRRIVADEIGRGEGSNFVLKRTFIADISGYSLRVALAAFRRLVQEEVGAYWTFIVHTGERTFIGASPERQVSLRDGVATMNPISGTYRYPPSGPSLSGVMGFLADAKEKDELYMVVDEELKMMAHFCPQGGKVVGPYLKEMSRLAHTEYFIEGRTTSDPRTILRHTLLAPTVTGSPIENACRIIARHEPEGRGYYGGVAALIGRDANGQAMMDSAILIRTADIDAGGRMRIGVGATIVRHSDPASEAAETRAKAKALLAALGHGRKSSFGLDPDVQAALKQRNGGIADFWLSDADDRIRIDPALSGRKVLMVDAEDAFTAMLAQQLKSIGLDVTMCRFDEPALFKGDWDLAVMGPGPGDPRNMDDPRIASIRRAMNHLLAEKKSFLAVCLSHQILCLELGLELIQRASPNQGVQREIDFFGSPELVGFYNTYVAKCDSSQFARGDHSLIEVSRDAESNEVHALRGASFASIQFHAESLLTHRGVDIIASSVKRVLTT, from the coding sequence ATGACTACTCCATTGCTGCGCGACATCGTCGCGGGTAATACCGGCAAAGGCGCGTTCGCGTTGTTATTCCGTCCGCAGTCGGACGTCCAGGACATGCTGGACGTGTTCGCCGGCGAGATGGGCCAGTTCGATACGCTCGAATCGATTCCGCTCGCCGAGACGGGAACCGTCGGCGAGGAAGTGTTGGTACTGATTCCCTACGGACAATTGCGCGAGCGCGGTTTCGCGTCCGTCGACGATGGCCAGCGTCTGCAAGTCATGACGATCCATCAGCGTGAGCGCGTTTCCGTCGAAGAGGCCCTGAAGACCATCGCCGCGGCCCCGATCGAGCTGGCCGGCGGCGAGTTCGACATCGACGACGAGGCCTATGCCGACAAGGTGCGGCGGATCGTCGCCGACGAGATCGGCCGCGGCGAGGGCTCCAATTTCGTGCTCAAGCGGACCTTCATCGCCGACATCAGCGGCTACTCGCTGCGGGTCGCGCTGGCCGCGTTCCGCCGCCTGGTGCAGGAGGAAGTCGGCGCCTACTGGACCTTCATCGTCCACACCGGCGAGCGCACCTTCATCGGCGCCAGCCCCGAACGCCAGGTCAGCCTGCGCGACGGCGTGGCGACGATGAACCCGATCAGCGGTACCTATCGTTATCCGCCGTCGGGCCCGTCGCTGTCGGGGGTGATGGGTTTCCTCGCCGACGCCAAGGAGAAAGACGAGCTGTACATGGTGGTCGACGAGGAGCTGAAGATGATGGCCCACTTCTGCCCGCAGGGCGGCAAGGTGGTCGGCCCTTATCTGAAGGAAATGTCGCGGCTCGCCCACACCGAGTACTTCATCGAAGGGCGTACGACCAGCGACCCGCGCACCATCTTGCGCCATACCTTGCTCGCGCCGACCGTCACCGGCAGCCCGATCGAGAATGCCTGCCGGATCATCGCCCGCCACGAGCCGGAAGGCCGCGGCTACTACGGCGGCGTGGCGGCCCTGATCGGCCGCGATGCGAACGGCCAGGCGATGATGGATTCGGCGATCCTGATCCGCACCGCCGACATCGATGCCGGCGGGCGCATGCGCATCGGCGTCGGCGCGACCATCGTGCGCCATTCCGACCCGGCTTCGGAGGCCGCGGAAACCCGCGCCAAGGCCAAGGCCTTGCTGGCCGCGCTCGGCCACGGCCGCAAGTCCAGCTTCGGGCTCGACCCGGACGTGCAGGCGGCGTTGAAGCAGCGCAACGGCGGCATCGCCGATTTCTGGCTGTCCGATGCCGACGACCGCATCCGCATCGACCCGGCGCTGAGCGGACGCAAGGTGCTGATGGTCGACGCCGAGGACGCGTTCACCGCGATGCTGGCGCAGCAGCTCAAGTCGATCGGCCTGGACGTCACCATGTGCCGCTTCGACGAGCCGGCGCTGTTCAAGGGCGACTGGGACCTGGCGGTGATGGGCCCCGGCCCGGGCGACCCGCGCAATATGGACGACCCGCGCATCGCCAGCATCCGCCGGGCGATGAATCATCTGCTCGCCGAGAAGAAATCGTTCCTGGCGGTGTGCCTGAGCCACCAGATCCTGTGCCTGGAACTGGGCCTGGAGCTGATCCAGCGCGCCTCGCCGAACCAGGGCGTGCAGCGCGAGATCGATTTCTTCGGCAGCCCCGAGCTGGTCGGTTTCTACAACACCTATGTCGCCAAGTGCGACAGCAGCCAGTTCGCTCGCGGCGACCACAGCCTGATCGAGGTCAGCCGCGATGCCGAGTCGAACGAAGTGCACGCGCTGCGCGGCGCCAGCTTCGCCTCGATCCAGTTCCATGCCGAGTCGCTGCTGACCCACCGCGGCGTGGACATCATCGCTTCGAGCGTAAAGAGAGTGTTGACCACATGA
- a CDS encoding antibiotic biosynthesis monooxygenase family protein has translation MAKNEQVIRADDTVTFINVFDVEPSKQQELVNLLNEGADKVIRHRPGFISVSILASKDGSRVVNYAQWRSAEDIKATREDPAAQDYGKRSAELARATPHVYSVASVHR, from the coding sequence ATGGCCAAGAACGAACAGGTAATCCGCGCCGACGACACGGTGACCTTCATCAACGTTTTCGACGTCGAGCCCTCCAAGCAGCAGGAGCTGGTCAACCTTCTCAACGAAGGCGCCGACAAGGTGATCCGCCATCGCCCCGGCTTCATCTCGGTGAGCATCCTCGCCAGCAAGGATGGCAGCCGCGTCGTCAACTACGCTCAGTGGCGCAGCGCCGAAGACATCAAGGCCACCCGCGAAGACCCCGCCGCGCAGGACTACGGCAAGCGCAGCGCCGAACTGGCGCGCGCCACCCCGCACGTCTACTCGGTGGCTTCGGTCCATCGTTGA
- a CDS encoding isochorismatase family protein produces the protein MTGIPKIQPYAMPTSAQLPANIASWKIDPDRAVLLVHDMQRYFLRPIPSEGLGSVLVKNAASIRRRCQALGIPVAYTAQPGGMTAEERGLLKDFWGSGMQVDPVDRNVVDELSPIEGDWSLTKWRYSAFWKSDLLKRMREAGRDQLIICGVYAHIGVLMTAVEAFSNDIETFVVGDAVADFSLERHLMALEYAARCCAVVVTSEQVAA, from the coding sequence ATGACCGGTATTCCCAAGATCCAGCCTTATGCGATGCCGACCTCCGCCCAGCTTCCCGCCAACATCGCGAGCTGGAAGATCGATCCCGATCGCGCGGTGCTGCTGGTGCACGACATGCAACGCTATTTCCTGCGTCCGATCCCGTCCGAAGGCCTGGGCTCGGTGTTGGTCAAGAACGCCGCTTCTATCCGCCGGCGCTGCCAGGCGCTTGGCATCCCGGTGGCCTACACCGCGCAACCCGGCGGAATGACGGCCGAGGAGCGCGGCCTGCTCAAGGATTTTTGGGGCAGCGGCATGCAGGTCGATCCGGTCGACCGCAACGTCGTCGACGAACTCAGCCCGATCGAGGGCGACTGGTCGCTGACCAAGTGGCGCTACAGCGCGTTCTGGAAGTCGGACCTGCTCAAGCGCATGCGCGAAGCCGGCCGCGACCAACTGATCATCTGCGGCGTCTACGCCCACATCGGCGTGCTGATGACCGCGGTCGAAGCGTTCTCCAACGATATCGAAACCTTCGTGGTCGGCGACGCCGTCGCCGATTTCTCCCTGGAACGTCACCTGATGGCGCTCGAGTACGCCGCGCGCTGCTGCGCCGTCGTGGTGACCTCGGAACAGGTGGCCGCATGA
- a CDS encoding winged helix-turn-helix domain-containing protein has translation MTDTRTPPWPPDSRYLRTGDLVIDLRYRRVCCDGVEVELPQRLFDLLVLLMAEPHTLHGRAELFARLWPGLVVEDANLSQNMWLLRKALGEPRKAWIRTVAKGGYVFEPPGPIEWFAELPAPAEPAAAVAASADTGDSVELPDAVEARPAEESRAPTTVAAIEPGPTPESAIRRSTSAAPRWKRWARPLAWAAAVLAIVAIAGSLLWLRDPTSADTSAGARPLTVALIEVEDRANAARWPVKLLREWLRWKLGSLPEVTLLTEADLAADAETSSPTVVFLSSGTATGDASQVVIRARFHERGEEQRLEVKGPLSQAPALVDTLSHRVMAKLVPARADTWPALALDAAAARRYADAVEAIDRRDWMAAAAISNEVVRQAPNFALARMQLARARSRLAQASSAVEQMQIAIESARPVPAEVGESMRAEALAMDPQRHQQAREAYAKLVARYPEQSNYALQYAQLLSQTGELQQALKRLSAPEWERKPMGTRVTRLLLISEIHQLMGDPERMREYARRAERITREAGAGWELEHGNALLMIAVADTMQYKERADVGQYEQAAKRLEAAGNRTRALYARFLGETTAAPGEDSAARMQTLLAQARAGGYRRLEIDILARAAGQHYNAGDWPGYRKLLEEALMVTRDSGDVLIGNRLAMALLVEDIVGARLDSADERLRQLRKAGLQGRWEIDLAHFDAALSSIHGRYEYAVAVLDGAERALAKLPPGDAGESRARIGCLRAEARLPLGDLQGARSDWLRCSASEQQSNQVSPLVGRARTEWLGGDKEAAAELLGRAQTVLAGLGDSPVASEAAVEIATLLTRTGALAESDRLYQRALPLLRAAQYQWLVASAETGLAENAAARGEWDASRRLSADARAKIPADAWPLISRLSLLDIVAALAADDRPRAAALASELHAKAQRNGDRLTQMELHSLMPYGVVAGDCSRAHRDSMTASTGMRGASLLWSKPKSQQLAAEPALDTLSP, from the coding sequence ATGACAGACACGCGCACGCCGCCTTGGCCACCCGATTCGCGCTATCTGCGAACCGGCGACCTCGTGATCGACCTGCGCTATCGCCGGGTCTGTTGCGACGGAGTCGAGGTCGAGCTGCCGCAGCGTCTGTTCGACTTGCTGGTGCTGCTGATGGCCGAGCCGCACACCCTGCATGGCCGCGCCGAACTGTTCGCACGGCTGTGGCCGGGCTTGGTGGTCGAAGACGCCAACCTGTCCCAGAACATGTGGCTGCTGCGCAAGGCGCTCGGCGAGCCGCGCAAGGCGTGGATCCGTACCGTCGCCAAAGGCGGTTACGTCTTCGAGCCTCCCGGTCCGATCGAGTGGTTCGCCGAGCTGCCGGCGCCGGCGGAACCTGCAGCAGCTGTCGCAGCGTCGGCCGATACCGGCGACAGCGTCGAACTGCCCGACGCCGTCGAGGCGCGGCCGGCCGAGGAATCGCGCGCACCGACGACGGTCGCCGCGATCGAACCCGGGCCCACCCCGGAATCTGCAATACGCCGAAGTACGTCGGCGGCGCCACGCTGGAAGCGCTGGGCGCGTCCGCTCGCCTGGGCCGCCGCGGTACTGGCCATCGTCGCCATCGCCGGCTCGCTGCTGTGGTTGCGCGATCCCACGTCCGCCGACACGTCCGCCGGCGCGCGCCCGTTGACGGTGGCCCTGATCGAAGTGGAAGACCGCGCAAATGCCGCGCGCTGGCCGGTGAAACTGCTGCGCGAATGGCTGCGTTGGAAGCTGGGCAGCCTGCCGGAAGTGACCCTGCTGACCGAGGCCGACCTCGCCGCCGACGCTGAGACGAGTTCGCCGACGGTGGTCTTTCTTTCGTCCGGCACCGCGACCGGCGACGCCTCGCAAGTGGTGATACGGGCGCGCTTTCACGAGCGAGGCGAGGAACAGCGCCTTGAGGTCAAGGGACCGCTCTCGCAGGCACCGGCCTTGGTCGACACGCTGTCGCATCGCGTCATGGCCAAGCTGGTGCCGGCTCGCGCCGACACCTGGCCTGCGTTGGCGTTGGATGCGGCGGCCGCGCGCCGCTACGCCGATGCGGTCGAAGCCATCGACCGGCGCGACTGGATGGCCGCCGCGGCGATATCCAACGAGGTGGTGCGCCAGGCGCCGAACTTCGCCCTGGCGCGGATGCAGCTGGCCCGGGCGCGGTCGCGCCTGGCCCAGGCCAGTTCGGCGGTCGAGCAAATGCAGATCGCGATCGAGTCGGCCCGGCCGGTGCCGGCCGAGGTCGGCGAATCGATGCGTGCCGAAGCCCTGGCGATGGACCCGCAGCGCCATCAGCAAGCGCGCGAGGCATACGCGAAACTGGTCGCGCGTTATCCCGAGCAATCCAACTACGCCCTGCAGTACGCCCAGTTGCTGTCGCAGACCGGCGAATTGCAGCAGGCTTTGAAGCGGCTGTCGGCGCCGGAATGGGAGCGCAAGCCGATGGGCACGCGGGTCACCCGCCTGCTGCTGATCAGCGAGATCCACCAACTGATGGGCGACCCCGAGCGCATGCGCGAATACGCGCGCCGCGCCGAGCGCATCACCCGCGAAGCCGGCGCCGGCTGGGAACTCGAACACGGCAACGCCCTGCTGATGATCGCGGTGGCCGACACCATGCAGTACAAGGAACGCGCCGACGTCGGCCAGTACGAACAGGCGGCCAAGCGACTGGAAGCGGCCGGCAACCGCACCCGCGCGCTGTACGCGCGCTTCCTCGGCGAGACCACCGCCGCACCCGGCGAAGACTCGGCCGCGCGCATGCAGACCCTGTTGGCGCAGGCCCGCGCAGGCGGCTATCGCCGGCTCGAGATCGACATCCTCGCGCGCGCTGCCGGCCAGCACTACAACGCCGGCGACTGGCCCGGTTATCGCAAGCTGCTCGAAGAAGCGCTGATGGTCACCCGCGATTCGGGCGATGTCCTGATCGGCAACCGGCTCGCGATGGCCCTGCTGGTCGAGGACATCGTCGGCGCCCGCCTGGACAGCGCCGACGAACGCTTGCGCCAGTTGCGCAAGGCCGGCTTGCAGGGGCGCTGGGAAATCGACCTGGCGCATTTCGACGCGGCGCTGAGTTCGATCCACGGCCGCTACGAGTACGCGGTCGCGGTGTTGGACGGCGCCGAGCGCGCGCTGGCCAAGCTTCCGCCGGGCGACGCCGGCGAATCGCGCGCCCGCATCGGCTGTTTGCGCGCCGAGGCCCGGCTGCCGCTGGGCGATCTGCAGGGAGCGCGCAGCGACTGGCTGCGTTGCAGCGCCTCCGAGCAGCAGTCCAATCAGGTCTCGCCCCTGGTCGGACGCGCCCGCACCGAATGGCTCGGCGGCGACAAGGAAGCCGCGGCGGAGCTGCTGGGACGCGCGCAAACGGTGCTGGCGGGCCTGGGCGACTCGCCGGTGGCCTCGGAGGCCGCGGTCGAGATAGCCACGTTGTTGACGCGCACCGGCGCCCTCGCCGAATCCGATCGGCTGTACCAGCGCGCCCTGCCCTTGTTGCGCGCGGCGCAGTACCAGTGGCTGGTCGCCAGCGCCGAGACCGGCCTGGCCGAAAACGCCGCCGCGCGCGGCGAGTGGGATGCGAGCCGGCGCCTGAGCGCCGACGCCCGCGCCAAGATACCCGCCGATGCCTGGCCGCTGATCAGCCGTCTGAGTCTGCTCGACATCGTCGCGGCCTTGGCCGCCGACGATCGGCCGCGCGCGGCGGCCTTGGCCTCCGAGCTGCATGCGAAAGCTCAGCGCAACGGCGATCGCCTGACTCAAATGGAATTGCACAGCCTGATGCCGTATGGCGTGGTTGCCGGCGATTGCAGCCGCGCCCATCGCGACAGCATGACCGCCAGCACCGGCATGCGCGGCGCGAGCCTGCTTTGGTCGAAGCCGAAATCGCAACAGCTCGCAGCCGAACCGGCGCTGGATACCCTGTCGCCCTGA
- a CDS encoding pyridoxal 5'-phosphate synthase, with product MSQFNNTQAQAMEISIFDVPPELPIPLLREWFNQAIDNRVRDPGTLALATTGIDGRASNRMVHLLEITGDSLVFTTHAKSQKGREIAFNGWASGVLYWRETKQQIVLSGPIGPLSAAESDLLWTKRPPEANSMSTVSRQSALLEDEKALRLQAQRLTRSAIPLVRPEGWHGYALRPTIVEFWQASDDRLHSRLRYDAAPSGWTHRRLQP from the coding sequence ATGAGTCAATTCAACAACACGCAAGCCCAGGCGATGGAGATTTCCATCTTCGACGTTCCCCCCGAGCTACCGATTCCGCTGCTACGCGAATGGTTCAACCAGGCTATCGACAATCGCGTGCGCGATCCCGGCACGCTGGCCCTGGCGACCACCGGCATCGACGGCCGCGCCTCCAACCGCATGGTCCATCTGCTCGAGATTACCGGCGATTCGCTGGTGTTCACTACCCATGCGAAAAGCCAGAAAGGCCGCGAAATCGCCTTCAACGGTTGGGCCTCGGGCGTGTTGTATTGGCGCGAGACGAAACAGCAGATCGTGTTGTCCGGCCCGATCGGGCCGTTGTCGGCCGCGGAGTCGGACCTGCTTTGGACCAAGCGGCCGCCCGAGGCCAATTCCATGTCGACCGTGTCGCGCCAGAGCGCCTTGCTGGAAGACGAGAAGGCGCTGCGTCTGCAGGCGCAGCGCCTGACCCGCTCGGCGATTCCGCTGGTGCGGCCGGAAGGCTGGCACGGCTATGCCCTGCGCCCGACCATCGTCGAGTTCTGGCAAGCCTCCGACGACCGGCTGCACAGCCGTTTGCGCTACGACGCCGCGCCGTCGGGCTGGACCCATCGCAGGCTTCAACCATAA
- a CDS encoding PhzF family phenazine biosynthesis protein produces the protein MTAGKYVVADVFTDRPLEGNPVAVFTNAFGLEAADMQRIAREMNLSETTFVFPPGADGDFHVRIFTPVNELPFAGHPTLGTAIVLGEQCDAAGFGLETAMGTVPFTFHRNDDGSILTASMQQPIPAWEPYELADVLLEGLGLASSTLPVEIYRNGPRHVFVGLPSIPALSAVKPDLRILATLPDMAANCFAGSGSQWRMRMFSPAYGVAEDAATGSAAGPLALHLIRHGQLGFGQPIEICQGVEMGRRSVMHAVVEGSLAQIGPIRVSGSATVVARGELTRWKA, from the coding sequence ATGACGGCAGGCAAGTATGTAGTGGCCGATGTATTCACCGACCGGCCGCTGGAAGGCAACCCGGTCGCGGTGTTCACCAACGCGTTCGGCCTGGAAGCGGCGGACATGCAACGCATCGCGCGGGAGATGAATCTCTCCGAGACCACGTTCGTGTTTCCGCCCGGCGCCGACGGCGATTTCCACGTGCGTATCTTCACCCCGGTCAACGAACTTCCGTTCGCCGGTCACCCGACGCTCGGCACCGCCATCGTGCTCGGCGAGCAGTGCGATGCCGCCGGCTTCGGCCTGGAAACCGCGATGGGCACGGTGCCGTTCACCTTCCATCGCAACGACGACGGCAGCATCCTCACCGCGAGCATGCAGCAACCGATTCCGGCCTGGGAACCGTACGAACTCGCCGACGTATTGCTCGAAGGCCTGGGCCTGGCTTCGTCGACCTTACCGGTGGAGATCTACCGCAACGGCCCGCGCCACGTCTTCGTCGGCCTGCCGAGCATTCCGGCGTTGTCGGCGGTGAAACCCGACCTGCGCATCCTCGCCACCTTGCCCGACATGGCCGCGAACTGCTTTGCCGGCTCGGGCTCGCAATGGCGCATGCGCATGTTCTCGCCGGCTTATGGCGTGGCCGAGGACGCCGCGACCGGTTCGGCGGCCGGGCCGCTGGCCTTGCATCTGATCCGCCACGGCCAGCTCGGTTTCGGCCAGCCGATCGAGATTTGCCAGGGCGTCGAGATGGGCCGCCGCTCGGTGATGCATGCGGTGGTCGAAGGTTCGCTGGCGCAGATCGGGCCGATCCGCGTCTCCGGCAGCGCGACCGTGGTCGCGCGCGGCGAACTCACCCGCTGGAAAGCCTGA